Below is a genomic region from Thunnus thynnus chromosome 22, fThuThy2.1, whole genome shotgun sequence.
atacatacagttatacagttatatacaaactttgtatgaagtttggtgttattatcatttattttacaataattataggtcttatatgtataattcagtagtggggatgacctatgaggggaagggaaaaaatggagtgagggtgacagtttagtgataaagtgctgtagaaaaataaaatcaaaactaaaatttgtagctctgtactgcagtttttcctttattagggcccgagcacctagcagttcactcacactctccatttaaatatatgagtatttttctgtgtccagctgcagttacttattgtctctacacacctgacagtacacgtcaatcaaactttaaccaggtcatgtgggtcaaaagtctttacttttctaaaaatatacttgatgaaaattaggaaattaatttgttttacacacaaactcatcaagagttttcaatttactaattgaaattcaagtgaatgggccccaaacttgcataattttgatgacacaggtttGAGCAAGACAGACGTGTCTCACCcagcagaaaattctcatcctcacaccgttgagatttgatgtttcgccatgacagaggaagttgctaaactttattgtaaatgctccagtctgcaccaaacttctcCCGGCAttaacacgtctacatgacaatattccatcagtgatgcaaactggctgaatgtCGCCCCCCATGATATTTCAGGgaagcagcaccagcagcaggcaaaatagtggacaaaggaagtgatgtttatctccttcttgcactgtctgaaaacagcccgggtctgaagacatttacatgcccgtgacagaagccctttgaTTGCACCGCAGCCTGACATgtatgtctttgtctttgttggcTTTGCCCTTCACACCTGACATGCATTATTCTCATTAGACCTGCCCTGCTCCCAGAgtcttccccagccaatcaactcccagcctgcccttctgtctagtcacctgttccaCACTCCCTCACAAGTTCtgcctgtttttatttcctggttttcagttccgtctttgttggatccttcattcttttctgtttgttcagtcttgttctgtgttgttctgATCTGCATTTGGGTTCATTTCCTGCTACTCTCCATGACACACTTATAATGTAATAAAGTGACTGTACATGTAATGTTTTAACTGGATTTAGTGTTAAGTCAttctccagacatgttttaacataaaaacacttgtctgatgttgttttcccacaaaaaaagcTTGATTACCTGCTTAACATGTGTTTAAATTATATCATCTACTTCTCTTCTGTCATTGAAAATCAacaccaacagtccacaacccaaagatattcaatttactgtcacagaggacaaaagaaaccaggaaatattcacatttgagaaggtggaatgagagaattttgacttctcaaaaaatgactcaaaacgattaatcgattttCAGAATACTTGGCGATTAATTCAAATGTTGACGACTAATCGGTTCATTGACTAATATTTGTAACTCTATTTACAGGTATGGAGTTATtgtcaataatgaaaattaaacTTAAAGGGTCCCATGGGGATACAGGTTTCATTTATCATTGCATGCAAGACAAAGAGCAAAGAAATCATGTCTCCTGCTGTCTCTGTAGctctcacaaaaaaacatagacACCCTCGACAGGTGCATGCTGGTCCTACACCTGCAAtatgctaaacaaacaaataactaGCAAAAGAAAATCTATCATTCTACCTCTATGTTCCTGATATCTCATACTGTAGATGTGCTGAGCATTTATAAGAAGTCCACCTCTGCCCCCTGCTGTAAAGTCAGCAAACTACATGTGTTGAGGTTTTCATTTTCCcacagaaatgaaaagacatttaagaaaaaatagaaaagaagctcatatatgtaaaaaaagaaacaataactCCTTAATGACACAAAACTGCctgaaatcatttttgtttgtttttgcttttaacatataaatacaatCCCTTTTTATTGTAagcagtttatttttattcaaatgccAACATTTcctacattatattacattatatgtgTACATAATTCCCTTTTTTAGACTATGCCACAGATTTATGGCATTTTCTACCAACACATATCAGGGAGGCCAATATTTCTACAACCTGATATTTTATCAGCTGCCTCTCTTCCTGTAAACCAGCCTCTGTTTTAAAtgacctatttttttttcaggttttattgGCCCTCTATGgagtttgtttgtctttcttcttatctgtttttattgacatttgatgtgatttttgtccTGCTGTCCTGACTTCGTCATTTAAAGCACTTATAGCTGTAATCCTTGTATGAAACGCGCGATAcaaactaacaattattattgttattattatgttttctcACAGTATGCAGCAGTAGTTCTACATCCCACGGTGAAAACCACAGATGTCCAGTAAACAGTGGGCTCAGCGTTTATTGCAGCTGACCGGAAGCTGCATCTCCCCCGTTCCTCGGGAATTGACCGCGCAGCCcctgcagaagaagagagacacaCGACAGGTATGAGGAAGAAATGCTCCTAAACAGCGTGTATCATGTGTTCGACTTAGACTTTATATGGATTTatagtgtttgtttggtttttttttatgtaaaagaagaaagaaatacacacaaaaaaatcacgTTTGGTGGTCTTCTCTCAGCTACAGATGTTTCACGTTTCTACTGTCGCATAtctagatttcttttttttaatgcgtAGCAATGTTTCAAAATATACATTGTGTAAGAAATTATACAGCAAATATATTTTAGCCATTGTACATTTTGACGTTTAAAAATCAAAGTGTCTTCTCTCAATCGatacatttcatatattttcttttttcttttttctcagttATAGATGAAAGTGAAACTAAACTCTCGTGCACAATCGCGTGTAATATTTAAGGACACAGAGTgcacacagaggaggagaggtttATTTTAATCGTATAAGTGTTAAACACAATAAGTATTAGACGTCACTCAAAGTCAAATCAAACGTTTGGATTCACTTGGTTTGATTTATCTGCTGTACATGAATTTGAACGTGTAGCTGAGCGACCAGCAGGGGGCGCAGTGGAGCAAGTTCATGCATATTAATATCAGTATAGTAATATTAATATCATATATCTAAAGTTTAAAGGTGAAAAACTCCTCTCTGACACCTGTCATACAGCTGTACATTCATTTTGTATCTTTAACATTATTTgaagataaataaagacagtaGAATTGTCTGTATTATgtgtaaaaacagtaataataatgtttcagtcacacacacacacacacacacacacacacacacacacacacatatatatatatatatatatatatatatatatataacttttcTTCTGACCATATTATAACTCGATATGTAGAAAAGTTTTACCTTTCTCACAAACTGGATTTGcacatttataaaacataaataattattgTTACACTGAGTAAGGaggtttttcatgttttttatgttataaGAGTGATGCATTAACAAAGATATATTCCTTTGTGTGACAAAAAGTCATTCAGAGTCAAAGAAATGTGCAGTATGTTATACTACACGGCTGAATTAGACCCCAGAGAGGTCAACTTTACTcttaactagagctgcaacgattaattgattagctgaTCGACAGAGAATTATTTGCCAAGTATTTCAATAATCAATTcactgttttgagtcattttttaaagaaaacatgtgCAAATtatttgattccagcttctcaaatgtgaatattttctggtttctttagtcctctgtgacagtaaactgaatatctttgggttgtggacaaaacaagacatttgaagacgtcatcttgggctttgagaaacactgatcgacatttttcaccgtttgacattttatggaccaaatgattaatagattaattgataaaataatcgttagttgcagccctagtctTAATAACAAACTATTTTATAACTAAATAACACAAATCCCATATGTGGGATTTAGGAGGGAGGGTGCTTTGGTAGAAGTACTCTGATTACCAATCACAGATATAAATCCTGTCTAACTCTCTCTGAGACCCCAAATAGAACTTATGTGTGGACTTCTGAAACATGTCATCAGTTCAAAATCATGTTTACAAGCATTTCTCATAAAAATAGGAAAAGTCATGAAGTATCAGGCTGATAAAACAATGATAATTATGTTTCTTGAGCTGTTAAAGAGGTACGGGAGTCTCCAGGACCCTAAACTCAACAATGGAGTTAGGTGCTCTAAGTATTTGTCTTTATTAGCATCATCCTAaagttttcctgttttatttctattttcagACCTCCAGGATGCTTCATATGAAGGTCAACCAGTGCCTCAACTTTCAGTCTGGTGCCTTCACTGTCTTGGTTATTTACGTCGCCCTGATacacacatgtaaatgtaaataacacACAGTAGTAACAGTCTGGTTTATGTTAACATGTAAAGTGAATCTGTTGATGTTATGCTGTATGTCATTCAAATGCAACGTTAGACGCCTTTGCTGCagaaatcacaaacacaaacatatttctCCTCAGGTGAGTCTCAGGTGATTGGTCCATCTCAGCCAATAGTGGCAACAGttggtgatgatgtcatttttcCGTGCCACCTGCAATCTGCCATGAATGCCTTTGACATGACAGTGGAGTGGGCGAGACGTGACCTGAACCCCAGATTTGTCTTTGTGTGGCGTGACGGAGTGGAGCTGCAGAGTAAAAAGAATCCGTCCTACGAGGGAAGAACATCGGTGTTCATGGAGGAACTGAAACACGGAAACCTTTCACTGAAACTCTCCAAAGTGAAACCTTCTGATGAGGGGACATACAGATGCTTTGTTCCACAATTAGGTGAATCCTCTGTTAGGCTTGTTGTTGGTAAgtgaatatattttgtgtttgtttatattctttTTGTATGGTTTTGttaatacaaacatacatatatatatatatatatgtgtgtatatatgtaaatgtatatatatatggctgcaactaatgattattttattattttcactatcaattaatctgcagattattttcttgacaaatcaatcaatcattagtccatgaaatgtaaaaaaaaaaaaaagtgataaaatgGTATTCACTATTTCTCAGAGcccatgatgatgtcatcactttgtttgttttgtctgattaacagTCTAAAGCCTgaagatattaaatttactgtcaatatgaaaaagaaaagcagcaaattgtcacatttcagaAACTGGAATCAAAGAacgtttggtatttttgcttgaaaaatgacggaaatgattaatcgattatcaaaatagctgtgGATTCATTTGCAgctctacatatatatatatatttatatacctTCCATGCAGATGATCAATGATTCAGTTCCTCTTCTGTGAcctgtgtgtgcgtctgtgtgtgtttgtgtgttttgttaacaGGGTTTCAGTTGGTTTTCAGATTTAAAGATAATCAATCTTGTTTGATGATATCATTGATAGGAAATATTGTTGATACTGAATGTGAACAAGAATCAGTTAAGGTTATAACATCTAAACAGTTCTGTGTCTGATcttcaaaccaaaacaaacaatgtctgaattttatattttattcttaatCTGTTCATTTTGTCTCAGTCTAATTTACAGATTTAGGTGCATTATGATTTCATACCAGTGAAGCTGTTTATGGacaaacttttgttttgttttccaaacAGTTTTAAGTTTTACATGATATGAAACAAGCATCACACCATCAATAAACAATAGGAAACATAGATACATGAAAGGAAATCACACAGAAcatcagcaaaaaaacaaggaaaagtcATCTAGACCCAAACTAATACCACCCTGTTTATTTCACACATAGCTTCCATAGTTCAGgtccatcatcaccatcatcatcatcatctgtgtcaCCTTTGACCTTAGTTCAACTGAGTGTGATGGACACGttatacaataataattcaCACATTGATTAATCTGTGTTATACTGTTAATGTATGTTGCTATTTTCACAACCAAATTCAACTTTATTACAGAAATAACGACTCCATCTCTACTGAAACCTTGTTTGACTCAGTGAACTTTAAAAGTGTTTCAGACAAGTTTCAACTCCAGTTACAGTAGAAGACTGTAACCTAACAAAATAGATGTAGAAATAACTTACATTATATTGTGCAACCTTAGGCTAGAgatgtaataaatgtaataataatgatctttATTTGTAAGGTACTTTTCAAAATTGATTtacatgagagaaaaacaattcAGCAcagtaaaattaaatcaaatcaggACACTAAAAGTACAGAGAATTGATAAAATACCAAACAACAGCACAATTGTATTCAGGTAAAAGGGGGAATACAACAGATTAAACATATTGAAACTAactaaaaaacatcagaaaaaagctttaaaaaataagttttaagaagagattttaCTGATTCTTCAAGATGACGGTTACGACAGTGTTATTATTGGCAAGCTAGTTAGCCAAGCATGCTAACAGGTTACCTCAGAGCAAGAGAACAGAACTGTGTATGAAACTGATGTTAATCTCTAAAATCTTTTCATCATCAGGTTCTGTCTCCTCACCTGTCATAAATATGACCGTAAACAGCAGTGGGGTGTTACAGTGTGAGTCTAAAGGCTGGTATCCAGAGCCTGAGGTGTTTTGGTTGGACAGTGAGGGAAACCTCCTCTCTGCTGGACctacagagacagtcagaggtCCTGATGACCTCTATActgtcagcagcagagtgactgTGGTGAAGAGACACAACAACAGCGTCACCTGTAGAGTCCAACAGAACAACATCAGCCAGatcagagagacacacattattgttacAGGTagagatgaaattaaaatgattatattCTCAGCTGTGATTATATctcatatataaatacatttctgttttgtgttttatcatttcagaTGATTTCTTCCAGGTCCAGGACCGGGCTGGTTCTAGTTCCAGCTCTAGTTCATCTGTTCCTGCCATCGTTGGTGTGATTGTTGGGTTCATCTTTGTTCTTGCAGTTGTCTTTGTCGTgtggaaatggaaacaaaacaaactcagtAAGTCtgtaacttttttaaaatgactttctgtcACACTTCCTTATTGTACTGAAATGGCATCTTACTTTAGTAAACATCCCCTTAGTGATCATATacctgaaaacacatttgttgttCTAAATGGTCCTTGTGTTATTTTGAAATGATGGTTCCACTTAAACTTTTCTCTAAATTTAAACACTACAACATCTCTTCTTCACACCTCTGTTGGGCTTTTGCAGCTCTTTACTCTTCAACTTTAGACATTTACAGGAAAGCAACTCAGaatgaacacagaaaaagttgatgtaaatattgtttattgtttctgCACAGAGAACAAGAAAAACCACGAGgatgaagaaacacagagagtgagagagaagagtgaCGATCCAGAACAAGAATCCCtgataaaaagagaaacagtgGACAAGAAGATCAAACCCTTAAGTGAAGAAACAAGACTTCAGtgtgaaacagaggaagaaacaaaCCAAAGAGAAACTAACAATGTTCTGGTTCAGAGACAAGAAGGAACGCTGCAACAATCTGTTCATGAAGGAACAAACCTTCTTGTTCCAGTAAAAGTAGAACCATACCAACTACTGGAAGAAGGAGGGACAGAAACTGGTTTGGacaagacagaagaagagacaaaCACTAAACCAACAAGTGAAGAAGCAGGAGTTCCTggtccagcagagagagaaacacaacaaGAGAAGTTCACTGAAGAAGAAAGGCTCCAACAGCAGGTCATGGTAGGAGGAGAAGCAGTGACAAACCTGgagaacagagaagaagagagaagatcTATAAATAATAAACCAGAAGTTCAAGTTTTGAGGGACGAAAAAAGAGACCAAGAGCAGCTGATGGAAGATGAACAGAAAGCAAATAATcttgaaaagaaagaaggagagaagaaaataaaatctacaggtgatgaaacagagaaagagaaagaaaaacatggagAGACAGAActggacaaagagagagaaagacttcTGAAACAACTacagacaaaagaaagagaagagaaaaaattaGAAGAAAGGATTTCTAGATATGTGACACATATAAAGGAACTAAAAGATAAGAGAAAGCTACTCAATGAACagctggaggaggtggagaggaagCTTCAGTCactaaacagtgaaaaagaccctgaaacacagaaagaagcagcagaaaatacaaagaaagatCTGGAGAGGAAGAAGGCAGAACTTCAGAAAGACCTAGAAAGGATAGAGAAAGCACTGCAGAGAAACCAGAATGATCTTACTACTGCAAcagaaaggaaaatgaaaataaatgaaaaaaaagagattattgAAAAATTAAAGGAGAAACAGAAGACGAGTGATTCAGACGAGGATCTTTGATGCTATGAAAGTCAAAAGAGGAGGAAGGCTATTCAagaaaatattgttatattatattatattataatatatgttATAAAAGAAGTTTAAAAAGCAACTAACTTGTTAAATGTTGCCAAAACCATGTGCTGAACACGTACTGTATGATCCACAGAGATGTTACACAGATTGTACAGATGTTATCATACGGAGGAAGAAAAGACTGTGACATTCACAGTGTTGCTTCAagttacaaaaaatacaaacatgtaaTGTTTGATCCATGGAGATGTTACACAACAGTTGTGTTATTCACAAGAAGAAAAGATGCCTGaagatgtgaaaaatgtttgtcaCTGTTTGGAaaaacccaagatgacgtcctcaaatatcttgttttgtccacaacccaaatatattcagtttattgtcataaaggactaaagaaaccagaaaatatttacatttaagatgctggaatcagagaattttgactcagaacaattaattcattatcaaaataattggtgATCAATTTAATaattggcaactaattgattaatcgactaatcgttgcagtttTAGTTGACACTAactttatttgattttgatgtTAAAACACAGTCTCCtaaatataatatgtatataatattgGAGCCTCCAGAGCTGATTGATCTAAAACTTGCTGTTACGTGCTGCTGAGTCTGACAGTGAACCTGCAATTCACCTGTTGCTCAGGTGAAACAGGAAACTGATCAAATTTTCATTTAACAGAATAAAGTGCTGCCTTCAGTTGTGTAAATATCACATcaaaacatgttacatgttGCTAAGAAAGTCCTATAAATTTCCAGTGAATCAGACTTAAAGTGAAAGTCATGAGAGCTGAAGAGTTTCTTTATAGATATACGGTGCATGTTTTATCCTCAGtgtattttactttgtttttgtacaatATAATTATCCTGCAGGATAAACAATGTTGAAACAGACTCTGAGCTTTCTGTTTATGTATCCAAACTCAAGATAAAGACTTGTGTATATGTGTagactttgtattttttattttgtctctctctcttctttttctcttctttttctctccctttttaaaaatataatgtaaatatttttttgggtACTCTGACTGCTGTTCAACTGTAAAACCTCATTCTGCTGCCAGTGAAACGGTTCAGGTTTAgtttatttgtgaaaatgttgataataactataaaataaagtgattaAAACATTGAAGcaaccaaacatagacattgttttatgaaatgtattattcatgAAATAAACAAGCATACAAAACATATGTAAAGCACATAAAATATGATGAGTTGCTGATTGAAGCCTCACTGGAAATAATTTGGCCATTAAATGTATATTAATGTGATTCTGTTACAACATGCAATGGgcctatatactgtattttatgtttaaaacttccattatttgtttatttgttgggTTCCCCATTAGCTGTGCCCTAAAGCACAGCTGGTTGTCCTGGGGTCCACATTTAAAGGTAAATACAGAGTAAAACCTACACTGCAAAAAACTACAAATGGGTGTATGAATAGCATCCTACAAATATGTTGTTCCTACGTCTTtccttatttgctttttaaacattGGTTTCTGTGTTAATTTAGTCAGTAACAGCAGTAAAGAAATCCCATGTTGTCATTGCTTTATATACTATTGTGTGTTTAAGGAAATTACTGTTTGCCTTTGGAAGTGAAAACTGGCCTTCTGTTGCCTGTCTGGTGGCATAAATATATATGACtctaaactgtgttttaattgaCTGTATTGATATGATGGGATTTTGGATTGTAAAACTTTCCATGTTGCGCATACAAGCACAGCAATCAGCCTGTCTTCAACTTTTAGCCAGTTGAGATGGGAGTGCATGCTGATGTTAGTGCCGTACAGACACTTATCCACCAATGCACCACACGGACAAGACgtgaatgtaaacaaaccttttaTTCCAGGTGGCCAGAAGTtgcatttttaccttttttctgGACCTGACTAAATATTGTATATTCTGGACTTGGCTTGGGctttatattaaattaaaaatatatattttttctatcACAAAAAGGTTTAATAACTTTAGCCACAGTTATTTTCCCCCTTGGGAGTGGCTTGCACCTCTTTTACAAACTTGCAGTGGGTCCAGGATTGGGTCCAGGTCTATAGGCTACACTACAGCTGACGTAGCTCCAAGTCATTTTCCTGACTTATAAACTGATCACACACATTAACTGCCTGATCTCTAAAAATCGTCTCATTGTCAAAGATCACATTTGTCTAAATAGTATTTTAACAAATTTGACCAGCCAAATCATTAAAGCTATCAAACTGCACAaacttgtttgttgtttctaaAGAGACTTCTCAGGGGCTATTCTACTTTAATACATTGTCTCATGTTGTTTGTGTCTAAGAAGCTCAAATTATCAACAGCATGTTAAGTGTCTAAGATAAAACAGAGAACATACTGAGAAAGTATATCTTTTAAAAATAGTTCATGCATCGGTTGGTACCTCTGTGGTTTTTAACCTTTTTAGCTTGTGAGAAAGTCCACCAGCAGCCACTGCAAGCATGAACACGTAATGCAGAGACGTTTGACAGCAAACACTGGACTTGATCAAACataaaagtgaattaaaaagctgaagaaaagtaaaaaaaaataaaaatccttttgattgctttttaaaatgtatctttGTAGCTAACAGATTTTACTAGACCCAAAGCATGATGGGATGTTTGCTGCTTCATTATCATAGTGACCAAACTAGCTGCCAGCATACTCTGTACTGATCACGTACCAGCGAGTTTCTCTCATATGTGACTATCAGTTATTTTTGTGTAACTCTGAGTTTCCCACAGTGAAGTAGtcccaccagcagcagcagcagagccacCATCACAATGGTGAACACAGTCCTTAAGAGCAGGAGAACATAGAAGGAGTGATCTGTGGAGGGACACGTCTCTCTGTCAAGAGCTGCAAAGACAAGAGAACAAATCTGCTGTAACACCATGCTAACACTATGTCACACATCTTCCTTAAGggcttaaaaaaacatcagtaaataaaACTCTAAGAATGAATAGTTGAACTATTCATGCACTGCAGCCATctaaaagtaaattattttaatctAGTTGTAGCTTTAAACAGTTTGATACCTCTGACAGTCAGTCGGCTCTCTGGTGATTCTCCAACATCAGAGATGTTACACTTGTAGAGTCCTTCATCAGActtggacacactgtggatggTGATTTCTCCTGTAGGGCTGCTTCTCATGAAGAGGCCATTCTTATAGAAATCAGCTGTGAGGCAGGAAGAAGTCGTCTTGTTTCTGCAGCGCAGAGTCACACaatctccctccatcacagggACGACAGGACTCTCCAGGATCACAGAGCCAACTGAAAAACAAGGGTTTTCAGCTCTTTATCAACATCTTTTATAATTTTCCAAAGATAATCTTGTgaatttcagttattttcataGTGACTTAAACATACCAGTGATAGTGATGTTGACGCTGTTGCTTCTCTGCCCTCCGTCGGTCTCACACCAGTACTCTCCACTGTCTGTTAGATAGACTCTCTGAATGGTGCAAGATACTTTTGACGTCCCATTAATATCACAAATGAAGTCTTTAGTATTCCTGATCCCCCTCAGCTGAACGGAGCCGCTGAGACCGTCACAGTGAAAAGAGACAGACTCAAATTCAAAGAGCTGCAGTCTGTTTGGAACGATACGGAAAGCTGCatctgagacagaaaaacagaacaaagattTTTCCCAAATGAAACATTACATCACTAGAAAAATACTGTCATATAATGTACAAAATCATATCCTGTCCACCTTGTGACAGATACAGTTTAAATTTAGTTGTGCACACACTGATATCCCGTCTCTATGAGGGTGTTaagttaaattcaaattaatttatgcataacgaaaatgtaagaaattaaATATCATGTTTTAGATCAACTTTGCGTTATTGGTACGGCTGTGGAAAGAAATATCTTTAGGATTGATTAAGTGCTACTCACCATCACTCTGGACCCCCAGCAGGATGAATACACGAATCACTGAATAGACAAAAGGAAACAAACTGTATATCAGCCATGAACCCATTTAATGTACAGGAATATGTAAAAGTtaagaagaaacagagaaaccTGAGACTCGGTACTCACACAGTCTGAAGCAGAGCACTGGAACCTCCATGTTGTCTTGCTGCTGACGGTCTGAACATCAGACTGAAATACAGCTGAAGTCTAAATGCAAACTTCCTCTTCCTGTGTAGTTTATGTCTGATGCTGATGCAAAAGCTGGAGCCAAACTCACTGTTGCTTCAACTCACAGTGGTCTGGAGGGGTTATGACACCGATCATGAACTGCAAAAGCAAGTCTAGTTGACCTTGACTTAATGCTACCTTGACCTTGAGTTTGAGAATCTTCACAAGTATTAACCGACAAAGATAAAAAGGATGTCTTTTAGTAATAAACtagcactaaaagtaaagtgaggatgctttcaaagcTAAGTTCAGTAAgtttcagtaaacagaagataaagtaaatcaatatttgctgtgagcagctttgcctttaaaccagcagcagttctcctcggttcagtgtttcaggtactcggcgggtcggttgttcctgcatcttggagaagttgccacagttcttctgtggatttgggggtctcagctgcttctgtctctttatgttaatcccagactgactccatgatgttgagatcagagaccatctcttgcaggactccttgttctgcTTGTTGCTGAAGGTAGTTCTTtgtgactctggctggatgtttgggctcgttgtcatgctgcatGAATTTTGGATCAATCAGAT
It encodes:
- the LOC137174194 gene encoding butyrophilin subfamily 3 member A2-like isoform X7, encoding MSSKQWAQRLLQLTGSCISPVPRELTAQPLQKKRDTRQTSRMLHMKVNQCLNFQSGAFTVLVIYVALIHTCKCESQVIGPSQPIVATVGDDVIFPCHLQSAMNAFDMTVEWARRDLNPRFVFVWRDGVELQSKKNPSYEGRTSVFMEELKHGNLSLKLSKVKPSDEGTYRCFVPQLGESSVRLVVGSVSSPVINMTVNSSGVLQCESKGWYPEPEVFWLDSEGNLLSAGPTETVRGPDDLYTVSSRVTVVKRHNNSVTCRVQQNNISQIRETHIIVTDDFFQVQDRAGSSSSSSSSVPAIVDKTNSCTVNKKHHEDEETQRVREKSDDPEQESLIKRETVDKKIKPLSEETRLQCETEEETNQRETNNVLVQRQEGTLQQSVHEGTNLLVPVKVEPYQRLEEGGTETGLDKTEEETNTKPTSEEAGVPGPAERETQQEKQRKRKKNMERQNWTKREKDF
- the LOC137174194 gene encoding trichohyalin-like isoform X1 — its product is MSSKQWAQRLLQLTGSCISPVPRELTAQPLQKKRDTRQTSRMLHMKVNQCLNFQSGAFTVLVIYVALIHTCKCESQVIGPSQPIVATVGDDVIFPCHLQSAMNAFDMTVEWARRDLNPRFVFVWRDGVELQSKKNPSYEGRTSVFMEELKHGNLSLKLSKVKPSDEGTYRCFVPQLGESSVRLVVGSVSSPVINMTVNSSGVLQCESKGWYPEPEVFWLDSEGNLLSAGPTETVRGPDDLYTVSSRVTVVKRHNNSVTCRVQQNNISQIRETHIIVTDDFFQVQDRAGSSSSSSSSVPAIVGVIVGFIFVLAVVFVVWKWKQNKLKNKKNHEDEETQRVREKSDDPEQESLIKRETVDKKIKPLSEETRLQCETEEETNQRETNNVLVQRQEGTLQQSVHEGTNLLVPVKVEPYQLLEEGGTETGLDKTEEETNTKPTSEEAGVPGPAERETQQEKFTEEERLQQQVMVGGEAVTNLENREEERRSINNKPEVQVLRDEKRDQEQLMEDEQKANNLEKKEGEKKIKSTGDETEKEKEKHGETELDKERERLLKQLQTKEREEKKLEERISRYVTHIKELKDKRKLLNEQLEEVERKLQSLNSEKDPETQKEAAENTKKDLERKKAELQKDLERIEKALQRNQNDLTTATERKMKINEKKEIIEKLKEKQKTSDSDEDL
- the LOC137174194 gene encoding DNA ligase 1-like isoform X4 encodes the protein MSSKQWAQRLLQLTGSCISPVPRELTAQPLQKKRDTRQTSRMLHMKVNQCLNFQSGAFTVLVIYVALIHTCKCESQVIGPSQPIVATVGDDVIFPCHLQSAMNAFDMTVEWARRDLNPRFVFVWRDGVELQSKKNPSYEGRTSVFMEELKHGNLSLKLSKVKPSDEGTYRCFVPQLGESSVRLVVDDFFQVQDRAGSSSSSSSSVPAIVGVIVGFIFVLAVVFVVWKWKQNKLKNKKNHEDEETQRVREKSDDPEQESLIKRETVDKKIKPLSEETRLQCETEEETNQRETNNVLVQRQEGTLQQSVHEGTNLLVPVKVEPYQLLEEGGTETGLDKTEEETNTKPTSEEAGVPGPAERETQQEKFTEEERLQQQVMVGGEAVTNLENREEERRSINNKPEVQVLRDEKRDQEQLMEDEQKANNLEKKEGEKKIKSTGDETEKEKEKHGETELDKERERLLKQLQTKEREEKKLEERISRYVTHIKELKDKRKLLNEQLEEVERKLQSLNSEKDPETQKEAAENTKKDLERKKAELQKDLERIEKALQRNQNDLTTATERKMKINEKKEIIEKLKEKQKTSDSDEDL
- the LOC137174194 gene encoding DNA ligase 1-like isoform X3, which encodes MSSKQWAQRLLQLTGSCISPVPRELTAQPLQKKRDTRQTSRMLHMKVNQCLNFQSGAFTVLVIYVALIHTCKCESQVIGPSQPIVATVGDDVIFPCHLQSAMNAFDMTVEWARRDLNPRFVFVWRDGVELQSKKNPSYEGRTSVFMEELKHGNLSLKLSKVKPSDEGTYRCFVPQLGESSVRLVVGSVSSPVINMTVNSSGVLQCESKGWYPEPEVFWLDSEGNLLSAGPTETVRGPDDLYTVSSRVTVVKRHNNSVTCRVQQNNISQIRETHIIVTENKKNHEDEETQRVREKSDDPEQESLIKRETVDKKIKPLSEETRLQCETEEETNQRETNNVLVQRQEGTLQQSVHEGTNLLVPVKVEPYQLLEEGGTETGLDKTEEETNTKPTSEEAGVPGPAERETQQEKFTEEERLQQQVMVGGEAVTNLENREEERRSINNKPEVQVLRDEKRDQEQLMEDEQKANNLEKKEGEKKIKSTGDETEKEKEKHGETELDKERERLLKQLQTKEREEKKLEERISRYVTHIKELKDKRKLLNEQLEEVERKLQSLNSEKDPETQKEAAENTKKDLERKKAELQKDLERIEKALQRNQNDLTTATERKMKINEKKEIIEKLKEKQKTSDSDEDL